Part of the Planifilum fulgidum genome is shown below.
GGTCCGGAAGATCCGGGAAGCGATTCCCCACGTTTCGCTGACGACGGACATCATCGTCGGGTTCCCGGGAGAGACCGAGGAACAGTTTGAGGAAACCCTCTCCCTGGTTCGGGAGGTGGAGTACGATTCCGCCTTCACCTTCATCTATTCTCCCCGGGAAGGAACGCCGGCCGCCCGGATGGAGGACAATGTTCCCTACGAGGTGAAGAAGGAGCGCCTGCTCCGCCTGAACCGGGTGCAGGACGAAATCAGCCGCCGCAAGAACGAGGCGCTCCGCGGCCAGGTGGTCGAAGTGCTGGTGGAAGGGGAGAGCAAGAAAAATCCCGAGATCCTCTCGGGACGCACCCGCACCAATAAATTGGTCAACTTCCGCGGTCCGAAGAGCCTGATCGGACAGTTTGTCCAGGTGCGGATCAGCGAGCCTCTCACCTACACCCTCAAGGGGGAGTGGGTGGAGACGGAATCCGTGGCCGGGGCGGGGATGTAAATGGAGGAAATTATTCCTGAACACCCCGTTTTGGCGCAGGCGGTCCGCCTGGGCCGGCGACTGACGGAAACCGAAGAGGTTCGCCGCTTTCGGGAAGCGGAGCGGCAGATTCAAAATAGCGGACGGGTTCAAGGGCTGATCGAGGAGATCAAGCGAAAGCAAAAAGAGTTGGTTCACGCCAAACATTACCAAAAGATCAATTACATCCGCCGGTTGGAGGAGGAGCTGGATCGCCTCCAGCGGGAGCTGGAGGATCTCCCGATCGTCCGGGAGTATCAACAATCCCAGGTGGAGATGAACGATCTTCTCCAGATGATTCAACGGGTGGTTGTCGACACGGTCTCCCAGAAAATCGACCTGGAGAAGGGCGGAAGTTTCGGCGGCGGTTGCGGCGCAGGCGGGCCCTGCCGTTGCCGATCATAATTTATTAATCAAACCCCGCAGGGATTTGGTCAAGCCCCAAAAATGTAGACACGTAAAAACACCCGGCTTATGCGGCGTGCTGACGCCTGTATTCTACAGGCGTCAGCTTGTTTAATTTCAGTTGAAGCCGCTCCTCGTTGTAAAAACGAATATACCTTTGAATTAGGATTTGAGCCTGCTCAGTATCTTGGATATGATGGTGTTGGAGAGCTTCTGTCTTTAAGTGGGAGAAGAAGCTCTCGATTGGGGCATTGTCCAAGCAATTGCCTCTTCTTGACATGCTGGATCTGAGGCCAAACTGAGCTAGCATGTGATGGTAGTCATGGGACGTGTACTGGAAACCACGGTCACTGTGAAGGATGGTTCCAGACACGTCCGCT
Proteins encoded:
- a CDS encoding IS3 family transposase; the encoded protein is MLAQFGLRSSMSRRGNCLDNAPIESFFSHLKTEALQHHHIQDTEQAQILIQRYIRFYNEERLQLKLNKLTPVEYRRQHAA
- a CDS encoding RicAFT regulatory complex protein RicA family protein, encoding MEEIIPEHPVLAQAVRLGRRLTETEEVRRFREAERQIQNSGRVQGLIEEIKRKQKELVHAKHYQKINYIRRLEEELDRLQRELEDLPIVREYQQSQVEMNDLLQMIQRVVVDTVSQKIDLEKGGSFGGGCGAGGPCRCRS